A single window of uncultured Pseudodesulfovibrio sp. DNA harbors:
- a CDS encoding AsnC family transcriptional regulator, which produces MDNYDKKILDIIQSHFPLTSRPYEEVGKQIGLPESDVLERVRDLKKAGVIRRMGANFNSNTLGWQSTLCAASCPENKIDEFVAEVNKHDGVTHNYLRENEFNIWFALIAPDMDAVESILASITEATGIKVLNLPADKLFKIKVDFKMDK; this is translated from the coding sequence ATGGACAATTACGACAAAAAGATACTCGACATCATCCAGTCTCACTTCCCATTGACCTCGCGTCCGTATGAAGAAGTCGGCAAACAAATAGGTCTGCCGGAATCTGATGTACTAGAACGTGTTCGCGACTTGAAAAAAGCGGGTGTTATCCGCCGCATGGGTGCCAACTTCAATTCCAACACACTGGGATGGCAGTCTACACTGTGCGCCGCGTCATGCCCGGAAAACAAAATTGACGAATTTGTTGCCGAAGTAAATAAGCATGATGGCGTCACGCACAACTACCTGCGCGAAAACGAATTCAACATCTGGTTCGCACTGATCGCACCGGACATGGACGCAGTTGAATCCATCCTTGCATCCATCACAGAAGCCACGGGTATTAAGGTGCTCAACCTGCCTGCTGACAAACTGTTCAAGATCAAAGTCGACTTCAAAATGGACAAATAG
- the ahbD gene encoding heme b synthase: MSEHPKGHPGGCPPEGHPGGHPDHPHGKGHPGAENAPKRFLDDGVTPICRLIAWEVTRSCNLACKHCRAEAHPEPYENELSTAEAKALIDTFPDVGSPIIIFTGGEPMMRHDVYELIAYAKAKGLRCVMAPNGTLITPETAQQMKDAGIERCSISIDAPEAAQHDEFRGEVGAFKASMRGIQYLKDVGIEFQINTTVTKNNLHLFKDIFDLCEEIGASAWHIFLLVPTGRAVELGTEVITAEEYEDVLNWFYDFRKTTNMQLKATCAPHYHRILRQRAKEEGIPVNFENFGLDAVSRGCLGGVGFCFISHRGQVQPCGYLELDCGQVRETHFPDIWKKSQQFLNLRNPEVYDGKCGHCEYERVCGGCRARAQTMNGHYLKEEPLCSYQPKKKAKK; encoded by the coding sequence ATGAGTGAACATCCCAAAGGCCATCCCGGCGGCTGCCCTCCTGAGGGTCATCCCGGCGGACACCCCGACCATCCCCACGGCAAAGGTCATCCCGGTGCAGAAAATGCACCCAAGCGTTTCCTCGACGACGGCGTCACCCCCATTTGCAGACTTATTGCCTGGGAAGTGACCCGCTCCTGCAACCTCGCCTGCAAGCACTGTCGGGCCGAGGCACACCCGGAGCCATACGAGAACGAATTGTCCACAGCAGAGGCCAAGGCTCTCATCGACACCTTCCCGGACGTGGGCAGCCCGATCATCATCTTTACCGGCGGCGAGCCAATGATGCGGCACGACGTGTATGAGCTGATCGCCTATGCCAAGGCCAAAGGCCTTCGTTGCGTCATGGCCCCCAATGGGACACTCATCACGCCTGAAACCGCCCAGCAGATGAAAGACGCGGGTATTGAACGATGCTCTATTTCCATCGATGCACCAGAAGCTGCCCAACACGACGAATTCCGTGGCGAAGTCGGCGCATTCAAAGCTTCCATGCGCGGTATTCAATATTTGAAAGATGTAGGCATCGAATTCCAGATCAACACCACGGTGACCAAGAACAATCTTCATCTGTTCAAGGACATCTTTGATCTGTGCGAAGAAATCGGCGCATCCGCGTGGCATATCTTCCTGCTCGTACCAACCGGTCGAGCCGTGGAGCTTGGTACCGAAGTCATCACCGCCGAAGAGTACGAAGACGTGCTGAACTGGTTCTATGATTTCCGCAAAACTACAAACATGCAACTCAAGGCCACCTGTGCCCCGCATTACCACCGCATCCTGCGTCAGCGCGCCAAGGAAGAAGGCATCCCGGTCAACTTTGAGAACTTCGGCCTGGACGCCGTATCTCGCGGCTGTCTCGGAGGCGTAGGATTCTGTTTCATTTCTCATCGCGGTCAAGTGCAGCCCTGTGGCTATCTTGAACTCGACTGTGGTCAGGTGCGCGAGACGCATTTCCCTGATATCTGGAAAAAATCGCAGCAATTCCTCAACTTGCGCAATCCAGAAGTCTATGACGGTAAATGTGGACATTGCGAATATGAACGTGTCTGCGGCGGTTGCCGAGCACGAGCACAGACCATGAACGGTCATTATTTAAAAGAAGAACCGCTCTGCTCCTACCAGCCGAAGAAAAAGGCAAAGAAGTAA
- the hemB gene encoding porphobilinogen synthase, with protein sequence MIPSDFFRGRRLRSSLTMRELVRENMVTANDLIMPYFVVETDDDSFKKEISSMPGQYQLSLKQLKDKVAEAVADGLKACILFGIPAEKDEVGSGAYDDMGIVQKAIRLLKDTFPELVVIADTCLCEYTSHGHCGMVKNEYVQNDPTLNLLAKAAVAQAKAGADMVAPSDMMDGRVAAIRAALDDAGFTNTPIMSYAIKYASAFYGPFREAAESTPQFGDRKTYQMDPCNSREGMREAVADLEEGADILMVKPGLPYLDMVRQVRDTFDTPVAVYQVSGEYSMIKAAAQNDWIDEMGVVMESLVAFKRAGADLILTYFTEDVLKALK encoded by the coding sequence ATGATTCCCTCTGATTTTTTCCGTGGCCGCCGTCTACGTTCCAGTCTCACCATGCGTGAATTGGTCCGTGAAAACATGGTCACTGCTAATGATTTAATCATGCCCTATTTCGTGGTCGAAACGGATGACGATTCCTTTAAAAAAGAAATATCGTCCATGCCCGGCCAGTACCAACTTTCCCTGAAACAACTAAAAGATAAGGTCGCTGAGGCCGTTGCTGATGGCCTCAAGGCTTGTATCCTTTTCGGTATTCCTGCCGAAAAAGACGAAGTCGGATCCGGTGCATACGACGACATGGGCATTGTCCAAAAGGCCATTCGTCTGCTCAAGGACACCTTCCCCGAGCTGGTCGTCATAGCCGACACCTGTCTGTGCGAATACACCTCCCACGGCCATTGCGGCATGGTGAAAAACGAATACGTCCAGAACGACCCCACGTTGAACCTTCTGGCCAAGGCCGCAGTAGCCCAAGCCAAGGCCGGAGCCGACATGGTCGCTCCATCCGACATGATGGATGGCCGCGTTGCCGCCATCCGCGCCGCGCTGGATGACGCTGGATTCACTAACACCCCGATCATGTCTTACGCGATCAAATACGCGTCAGCTTTCTACGGCCCGTTCCGTGAAGCCGCCGAATCCACCCCGCAATTCGGGGACCGCAAGACCTACCAGATGGATCCCTGCAACTCACGCGAAGGCATGCGCGAAGCCGTTGCAGACCTCGAAGAAGGCGCGGATATTCTCATGGTCAAACCCGGCCTGCCATATCTCGACATGGTCCGTCAGGTGCGAGATACTTTCGACACTCCTGTGGCCGTCTATCAGGTCAGCGGCGAATACTCGATGATCAAGGCCGCTGCCCAAAACGACTGGATAGACGAAATGGGCGTGGTCATGGAATCCCTGGTTGCCTTCAAGCGTGCCGGGGCTGATCTTATTCTCACATACTTCACAGAAGACGTCCTAAAGGCATTAAAATAA
- the ahbC gene encoding 12,18-didecarboxysiroheme deacetylase, with the protein MIGISKLYCGAVEPSDALRYSRESGQLPSHLLQFSKDKKPVVVWNMTQRCNLKCVHCYAQAVDVSAHKDPISNEKAKEMIDDLAQFGAPVMLFSGGEPLVREDLVDLAKHATAKGMRAVISTNGTLITKSKARELKEVGLSYVGISIDGNEAVHDEFRGVTGSYKQALKGVENCQAEGLKVGLRFTINKRNAPEIPHLFRLIEDMEIPRICFYHLVYSGRGSELIKEDLNHQETRDVVDLIMDHTKALFEKGKPKEVLTVDNHADGPHVYYRLLKEDPERAKEVLELLKMNEGNSTGRGIGCISWDGKVHADQFMRHHTFGNVLERPFSEIWNDPKIELLHKLKDKRPHVGGRCAKCRFLNICGGNFRARAEAYYDDFWAQDPACYLTDEEITGEKL; encoded by the coding sequence ATGATTGGTATTTCCAAGCTCTACTGCGGAGCAGTAGAACCTTCTGACGCCCTGCGTTACAGTCGTGAATCAGGGCAGTTGCCCTCCCATCTTCTCCAATTTTCCAAGGATAAGAAGCCCGTCGTGGTCTGGAACATGACCCAACGGTGTAACCTTAAATGTGTCCATTGTTATGCGCAGGCCGTCGATGTCAGCGCTCACAAGGACCCCATTTCCAACGAAAAAGCCAAAGAGATGATCGATGACCTCGCCCAGTTCGGCGCACCGGTCATGCTCTTTTCCGGTGGCGAACCTCTGGTTCGTGAAGACCTGGTCGACTTGGCCAAGCACGCAACAGCCAAAGGCATGCGCGCGGTCATCTCCACCAACGGTACGCTCATCACCAAATCCAAGGCCAGAGAACTGAAAGAAGTCGGTCTCTCATACGTTGGTATATCCATCGACGGTAATGAAGCAGTCCACGATGAATTCCGTGGCGTAACCGGATCCTACAAACAGGCTCTCAAAGGTGTTGAAAACTGTCAGGCAGAAGGCCTCAAGGTCGGCTTGCGTTTCACCATCAATAAGCGCAATGCTCCCGAGATTCCCCATCTCTTCCGTCTCATCGAAGACATGGAAATCCCCCGCATCTGTTTCTATCATCTGGTATATTCCGGTCGTGGTTCCGAACTGATCAAGGAAGACCTGAACCATCAGGAAACCCGTGACGTTGTCGATCTGATCATGGACCACACAAAGGCATTGTTTGAAAAAGGCAAGCCCAAGGAAGTTCTGACCGTGGACAACCACGCAGACGGCCCGCATGTCTATTATCGTCTTCTCAAGGAAGACCCGGAACGCGCAAAGGAAGTGCTTGAACTGCTCAAGATGAACGAAGGCAACTCCACAGGACGCGGCATCGGCTGTATCTCCTGGGACGGCAAGGTTCACGCTGACCAGTTCATGCGCCATCATACTTTTGGCAACGTGCTGGAACGTCCTTTCTCCGAAATTTGGAACGATCCCAAGATCGAACTGCTCCACAAGCTCAAGGACAAACGTCCTCATGTGGGCGGCCGTTGCGCCAAGTGTCGCTTCCTCAACATCTGTGGCGGCAACTTCCGCGCTCGTGCAGAAGCCTACTACGATGACTTCTGGGCACAGGATCCCGCCTGCTACCTCACCGACGAAGAAATCACCGGCGAAAAGCTGTAA